From the genome of Halorussus caseinilyticus, one region includes:
- a CDS encoding GMC family oxidoreductase, with product MTDRTPSPRADVCVVGAGPAGALVAHRLADRGRDVVVLEAGERFDFADRKERMERAIRPAHGPLSVWEMGGPRDRFTSGGEWFYPLNAARVKGVGGTTLHWQGMVMRLHESDFEQWPIDYDDLRPYYAEAERALGVSGADDNPYAPPREEPYPMSAFPPSYSDSIFAETCERLGVTMHSVPNARNSEGYDGRSSCVGYGTCKPVCPSGAKYSADHHVEKAEAEGARVVDQAPVQRLEHDDSGERVTAAVYATPDGETHRQAAREFVLAAGGVEIPRLLLLSESGQYPDGLANSSGAVGRYFMDHLFAGMGGTIDRETRQNHVGFITSECHQFYDDPTRGTEGSAGGIPEWSNESGEKAPDSIKLEFLNYAGPSPVEMALSGEEFGDDLLDTLRESYGNSIAMGGLVGQRPRKENRITLDRSTTDDHGNPVPEIHWRVDDRTEASIRRANEIQRAILDELGVEVSWSVGPSNTGPACHHMGTTRMGTDPDESVVNPRLRTHDLRNLSVASSSVFVTGGALNPTLTIAALALKAADHVDDRL from the coding sequence ATGACCGACCGAACCCCGTCGCCCCGTGCGGACGTGTGCGTGGTCGGGGCCGGACCCGCGGGCGCGCTCGTCGCCCACCGACTCGCCGACCGGGGCCGCGACGTGGTGGTTCTGGAAGCGGGCGAACGCTTCGACTTCGCCGACCGAAAAGAGCGCATGGAACGGGCGATTCGACCCGCCCACGGCCCGCTCTCGGTGTGGGAGATGGGCGGTCCCCGAGACCGGTTCACCTCCGGCGGCGAGTGGTTCTACCCGCTGAACGCCGCCCGCGTGAAGGGCGTCGGCGGCACGACGCTTCACTGGCAGGGGATGGTGATGCGCCTCCACGAGTCGGACTTCGAGCAGTGGCCCATCGACTACGACGACCTGCGGCCCTACTACGCCGAGGCGGAGCGAGCGCTGGGCGTCTCGGGCGCGGACGACAACCCCTACGCCCCGCCCCGAGAGGAACCGTACCCGATGTCCGCCTTCCCGCCCTCCTACAGCGACTCCATCTTCGCCGAGACCTGCGAGCGACTGGGGGTGACGATGCACTCGGTGCCCAACGCGCGAAACAGCGAGGGCTACGACGGACGGAGTTCGTGCGTCGGGTACGGCACCTGCAAGCCGGTGTGTCCCTCCGGCGCGAAGTACTCGGCCGACCACCACGTCGAGAAGGCGGAGGCGGAAGGCGCGCGAGTCGTAGACCAAGCCCCGGTCCAGCGCCTCGAACACGACGACTCGGGCGAGCGCGTGACCGCGGCGGTCTACGCCACGCCCGACGGCGAGACCCACCGACAGGCGGCCCGCGAGTTCGTCCTCGCGGCGGGCGGCGTCGAGATTCCGCGCCTCCTGCTCCTGTCCGAATCCGGTCAGTACCCCGACGGTCTCGCCAACTCCTCGGGCGCGGTCGGCCGGTACTTCATGGACCACCTCTTCGCGGGGATGGGCGGGACGATAGACCGCGAGACCCGCCAGAACCACGTCGGGTTCATCACCAGCGAGTGCCACCAGTTCTACGACGACCCGACGAGAGGGACCGAGGGGTCGGCGGGCGGGATTCCCGAGTGGTCCAACGAGAGCGGCGAGAAGGCCCCCGACAGCATCAAACTGGAGTTCTTGAACTACGCCGGTCCCTCGCCGGTCGAGATGGCGCTCTCGGGCGAGGAGTTCGGCGACGACCTGTTGGACACTCTCCGGGAGAGCTACGGCAACTCGATTGCGATGGGCGGGTTGGTCGGCCAGCGTCCGCGCAAGGAGAACCGCATCACGCTCGACCGCTCGACGACCGACGACCACGGGAATCCGGTGCCCGAAATCCACTGGCGGGTGGACGACCGGACGGAGGCCAGCATCCGGCGGGCCAACGAGATTCAGCGCGCGATTCTGGACGAGTTGGGCGTCGAAGTCTCGTGGTCGGTCGGCCCGTCGAACACCGGCCCGGCGTGCCACCACATGGGCACGACCCGGATGGGTACCGACCCCGACGAGAGCGTGGTGAACCCGCGACTCCGGACTCACGACCTGCGGAATCTGTCGGTTGCGTCGAGTAGCGTCTTCGTGACCGGCGGCGCGCTGAACCCGACGCTGACAATCGCGGCCCTCGCGCTGAAGGCCGCCGACCACGTGGACGACCGGTTGTGA
- a CDS encoding gluconate 2-dehydrogenase subunit 3 family protein, with product MELTRRDALAALAAGGVAVGTGAVLTGNPFADDPSPEDRMASLLSLAEVVYPSPVSGVEEFVRTYALGRVEDRPEYREGVVAALSTLDEYARTWHDDDFRELDAETRESVLDQMGVDTASPDPEGSDPARVRYFLVNELLYALYTSPTGGRLVGIENPQGHPGGTGSYRRGPNSDGGRG from the coding sequence ATGGAACTGACTCGTCGGGACGCGCTGGCCGCACTCGCGGCGGGCGGCGTCGCCGTCGGCACCGGCGCGGTGCTGACGGGCAATCCCTTCGCCGACGACCCCTCGCCCGAAGACCGGATGGCGTCCCTGCTGTCGCTCGCGGAAGTCGTCTACCCCTCGCCGGTCTCGGGCGTCGAGGAGTTCGTCCGGACCTACGCGCTCGGCCGAGTCGAGGACCGACCCGAGTACCGCGAGGGGGTGGTGGCCGCGCTCTCGACGCTCGACGAGTACGCCCGGACGTGGCACGACGACGACTTCCGGGAGTTGGACGCCGAGACCCGCGAGTCCGTGCTGGACCAGATGGGCGTCGATACCGCGAGTCCCGACCCAGAGGGGAGCGACCCGGCCCGGGTCCGGTACTTCCTCGTCAACGAACTGCTGTACGCCCTCTACACCTCGCCGACCGGCGGGAGACTCGTCGGCATCGAGAACCCGCAGGGACACCCCGGCGGGACCGGAAGCTATCGGCGGGGGCCGAACTCCGACGGAGGCCGAGGATGA
- a CDS encoding aldehyde ferredoxin oxidoreductase family protein: MLRAKGTLLTIDLSERETREENVEDVLESFVGGRGVATKLAHDRIPFDADPLGPDNRLYFSSGPLQQSRMSFTGRMNATAISPLTDGIRSTNAGGFLSRNFVETGHPVVEFVGESDELLAVHVTDEGVEFEAVPELEGAEVSATSEYVEASCGLGSEHLVTAGPAGENEVRFAAVMTSDTRAFGRGGLGAVMGAKNLKCVSFDGDSAPEIEVPDVQAEIHRDAATADDSMKRQGTTGGTEFINDEFSLPTRYFSEMEFEDAENIGGDAVEEKKYKRGTCSQCAFGCKLPTRDEETGLETEGPEFETVFAFGSNAGVGDIVDVMKSNELCDELGLDTISAGVTVSAYLASEDEFGNAELVHELVEKIARREGVGDLLAEGVDRCHDELGVENWTSKGLEFAAHDGRAINGQGLSYATSNSGADHMYSEILGAEYAGELDPEGLEGKASFLAESENAAAFKDSGIVCAFSSSYVGEERLEALFGADHDDLLAIGARVVELERHFNNRRGFDRGDDDLPYDLPEFESALDDYYEVRGWNDDGTVPESRISGDEGAANAD; the protein is encoded by the coding sequence ATGTTACGCGCCAAAGGGACGCTCCTGACCATCGACCTGAGCGAGCGTGAGACCCGCGAAGAGAACGTCGAGGACGTACTGGAATCGTTCGTCGGGGGTCGCGGCGTCGCAACCAAACTGGCCCACGACCGGATTCCGTTCGACGCCGACCCACTCGGCCCGGACAACCGCCTCTACTTCTCGTCGGGACCGCTCCAACAGTCCCGGATGAGTTTCACCGGGCGGATGAACGCCACGGCGATTTCACCGCTGACCGACGGGATTCGCTCGACCAACGCGGGCGGGTTCCTCTCACGGAACTTCGTGGAGACGGGCCACCCCGTCGTGGAGTTCGTCGGCGAGAGCGACGAGTTGCTGGCGGTCCACGTCACCGACGAGGGCGTCGAGTTCGAGGCAGTGCCCGAACTCGAAGGGGCGGAAGTCTCGGCCACCAGCGAGTACGTCGAGGCGTCTTGCGGACTCGGGTCCGAACACCTCGTGACCGCGGGACCGGCGGGCGAGAACGAAGTCCGGTTCGCGGCCGTCATGACCTCCGATACGCGGGCGTTCGGTCGCGGCGGTCTCGGCGCGGTGATGGGTGCGAAGAATCTCAAGTGCGTCAGCTTCGACGGCGACTCCGCGCCCGAAATCGAGGTGCCCGACGTGCAGGCCGAAATCCACCGGGACGCCGCGACCGCCGACGACTCGATGAAGCGACAGGGGACGACCGGCGGCACCGAGTTCATCAACGACGAGTTCTCGCTCCCGACGCGCTACTTCTCGGAGATGGAGTTCGAGGACGCCGAGAACATCGGCGGCGACGCCGTAGAGGAAAAGAAGTACAAGCGCGGCACCTGCTCGCAGTGCGCGTTCGGGTGCAAGCTTCCGACCAGAGACGAGGAGACCGGTCTCGAAACCGAGGGACCGGAGTTCGAGACGGTCTTCGCGTTCGGGTCGAACGCGGGCGTCGGCGACATCGTGGACGTGATGAAGTCCAACGAGTTGTGCGACGAACTCGGTCTCGACACCATCTCGGCGGGCGTCACCGTCTCGGCGTACCTCGCCAGCGAAGACGAGTTCGGCAACGCCGAGTTGGTCCACGAACTCGTGGAGAAAATCGCCCGCAGAGAGGGCGTCGGCGATTTGCTCGCGGAGGGCGTGGACCGGTGTCACGACGAGTTGGGCGTCGAAAACTGGACCTCGAAGGGGTTGGAGTTCGCGGCCCACGACGGCCGGGCCATCAACGGGCAAGGTCTCTCCTACGCCACGTCCAACAGCGGGGCCGACCACATGTACTCGGAGATTCTCGGCGCGGAGTACGCGGGCGAACTCGACCCCGAGGGTCTGGAGGGGAAAGCCTCGTTCCTCGCGGAGTCCGAGAACGCCGCGGCGTTCAAGGACAGCGGCATCGTCTGTGCGTTCTCCAGCAGTTACGTCGGCGAAGAGCGCCTCGAAGCCCTCTTCGGCGCGGACCACGACGACCTGCTCGCAATCGGCGCGCGAGTCGTGGAACTCGAACGCCACTTCAACAACCGGCGGGGGTTCGACCGGGGCGACGACGACTTGCCCTACGACCTACCGGAGTTCGAGTCGGCGCTGGACGACTACTACGAGGTCCGGGGCTGGAACGACGACGGCACGGTTCCCGAGAGCCGGATTTCCGGCGACGAGGGCGCGGCGAACGCGGACTGA
- a CDS encoding acyl-CoA synthetase produces MPLDYERERETFEWDIPDDYNVPAVVEDHAESFGDRLAVRFRDDEGGEAERTYAEIRDDANRFANALADLGVGEGDRVMHLFPRHPDAFAIQVGALARGALLVPCSAMLKPKDLAFRANDCEAETVVVHEDLTEMVEPILSETPISRVVVLSAEGETVEREDWHAFEDLVAEHDADHEGPALAAEDPMSINYTSGTTGQPKPVLHRHRWLRCFELVNGPYWWGVTSETDFSEELLWATTGTGWAKWFWSPVGVALTTGAPQFVYEGDFDPETFLDLMDEEGVTRLCAVPTQYRMFTQVDDLAGYDLALEEAVSAGEPLNREPIQEFEDAFGVTPRDGYGQTETVALVTNYPGIDVKPGSMGKPVPGIDVTLLDTQDEEEVEPGETGEIGVPVDSPAIFDGYYEKPDLDAETFHGDYYRTGDLARMDEDGYFFFEGRADDIIISSGYRIGPFEVEDALVGHEAVAEAAAVASPHDERGNVVKAYVVLADGYEGDDELTDQLQTYMKEETAPYKYPRRIEYVEELPTTSSGKIRRIELREEERQKFGE; encoded by the coding sequence ATGCCTCTCGACTACGAGCGCGAACGCGAGACATTCGAGTGGGACATCCCGGACGACTACAACGTACCGGCGGTGGTCGAGGACCACGCCGAGTCGTTCGGCGACCGACTCGCGGTCCGGTTCCGCGACGACGAGGGCGGCGAGGCCGAGCGAACCTACGCCGAGATTCGGGACGACGCCAACCGGTTCGCCAACGCGCTGGCCGACCTCGGCGTCGGCGAGGGCGACCGGGTGATGCACCTGTTCCCGCGCCACCCCGACGCCTTCGCCATCCAAGTCGGCGCGCTGGCCCGCGGCGCGCTTCTGGTCCCCTGTTCGGCCATGCTCAAGCCGAAAGACCTCGCCTTCCGCGCGAACGACTGCGAGGCCGAGACCGTCGTCGTCCACGAGGACCTGACCGAGATGGTCGAACCGATTCTTTCCGAGACGCCGATTTCGCGCGTGGTCGTCCTCTCCGCCGAGGGCGAGACCGTCGAGCGCGAGGACTGGCACGCCTTCGAGGACCTCGTAGCGGAACACGACGCCGACCACGAGGGACCGGCCCTCGCCGCCGAGGACCCGATGTCCATCAACTACACCAGCGGAACGACCGGCCAACCCAAACCCGTCCTCCACCGCCACCGGTGGCTTCGGTGCTTCGAACTCGTGAACGGCCCGTACTGGTGGGGCGTCACCAGCGAGACCGACTTCTCCGAGGAACTGCTCTGGGCGACCACCGGCACCGGGTGGGCCAAGTGGTTCTGGAGTCCGGTCGGCGTGGCGCTGACGACCGGCGCGCCCCAGTTCGTCTACGAGGGCGACTTCGACCCCGAGACGTTCCTCGACCTGATGGACGAGGAGGGGGTCACCCGCCTCTGTGCGGTGCCGACCCAGTACCGGATGTTCACGCAGGTGGACGACCTCGCGGGCTACGACCTCGCGCTCGAAGAGGCGGTCTCGGCGGGCGAACCGCTCAACCGCGAACCGATTCAGGAGTTCGAGGACGCCTTCGGCGTCACCCCCCGCGACGGCTACGGCCAGACCGAAACCGTCGCCCTCGTCACCAACTACCCCGGCATCGACGTGAAACCCGGAAGCATGGGCAAGCCGGTGCCCGGTATCGACGTGACCCTGCTCGACACCCAAGACGAGGAGGAGGTCGAACCCGGCGAGACCGGCGAAATCGGCGTCCCCGTGGACAGTCCCGCCATCTTCGACGGCTACTACGAGAAACCAGACCTCGACGCCGAAACCTTCCACGGCGACTACTACCGGACCGGGGACCTCGCCCGGATGGACGAGGACGGCTACTTCTTCTTCGAGGGCCGGGCCGACGACATCATCATCTCGTCGGGCTACCGCATCGGCCCGTTCGAGGTCGAAGACGCCCTCGTGGGACACGAAGCGGTCGCGGAGGCCGCGGCGGTCGCAAGCCCCCACGACGAACGCGGGAACGTCGTCAAAGCCTACGTCGTCCTCGCCGACGGCTACGAGGGCGACGACGAGTTGACCGACCAACTCCAAACGTACATGAAAGAGGAGACGGCCCCGTACAAGTATCCGCGCCGCATCGAGTACGTCGAGGAACTCCCGACGACTTCCAGCGGGAAGATTCGACGCATCGAGCTTCGAGAGGAGGAACGCCAAAAGTTCGGCGAGTAA
- the yciH gene encoding stress response translation initiation inhibitor YciH yields MGEDKDISDVAGLPDELGIDEDLGRAEQQLSVRVEERTYGKAMTIVEGFDRSSVDVGELASTLKSNLATGGTVDDDRIELQGDHRERVDEILRDEGFRVE; encoded by the coding sequence ATGGGGGAAGACAAAGACATCAGCGACGTGGCGGGGCTTCCGGACGAACTCGGAATCGACGAGGACCTCGGTCGAGCGGAGCAACAGCTCTCGGTCAGAGTCGAAGAGCGAACCTACGGGAAAGCGATGACCATCGTGGAGGGGTTCGACCGGTCGTCGGTGGACGTGGGCGAACTGGCCTCGACGCTCAAGAGCAATCTCGCCACCGGCGGGACCGTGGACGACGACCGCATCGAACTACAGGGCGACCACCGCGAGCGCGTCGACGAGATTCTGCGCGACGAAGGCTTTCGGGTCGAGTAG
- a CDS encoding sensor histidine kinase: protein MNLKRNWLRRRSEKLLPTLVAGLGSVLFLVYVGERLILYEGQNFHSNGFLADLLIAVTFILPLVAGGYHLARSDLPPSRYPRIVKWVFGGLAFFFFINSIMMAISSFDTFALRVSWGRWAASVGGTTGLLVGYIEARAIQRELEAQRAAIRAEEAENQRQWLDYLNGVLRHEVLNTANVIVGYASLLLEDESLDDATRAQLETIHRQGKDMTKVIRDVQVLLDATSDVAQLDPTNLSEILDAELDQLRDTYESVTVEASIPDDVFVLADELLPRTFSNLLRNAVEHNDADSPEVRLSVERVGDSAVVRVADNGPGIPANQHTTLFERGDNTGAKHGLGLYLVRTLVERYGGSVELAETGPDGSVFTVELPIAESATADGHADDSAK, encoded by the coding sequence ATGAACTTGAAACGTAACTGGCTCCGGCGGAGGAGCGAGAAGTTACTACCGACGCTCGTCGCCGGTCTCGGTAGCGTCTTGTTCCTCGTCTACGTCGGGGAACGTCTCATTCTCTACGAGGGTCAAAACTTTCACTCGAACGGCTTTCTCGCGGACCTGCTCATCGCCGTGACCTTCATCCTGCCGCTCGTAGCTGGCGGCTATCACCTCGCCCGGAGCGACCTTCCACCGAGTCGCTACCCGCGAATCGTGAAGTGGGTCTTCGGCGGGCTAGCCTTCTTCTTCTTCATCAACAGCATCATGATGGCGATTTCGTCGTTCGACACCTTCGCGCTCCGGGTCTCGTGGGGACGATGGGCGGCGAGCGTCGGCGGAACGACCGGCCTGCTGGTCGGCTACATCGAGGCGCGGGCCATCCAGCGCGAACTCGAAGCCCAACGCGCCGCGATACGGGCTGAAGAGGCCGAAAACCAGCGCCAGTGGCTCGACTACCTCAACGGCGTCCTCCGCCACGAGGTGCTGAACACCGCGAACGTCATCGTGGGTTACGCGTCGCTACTGCTCGAAGACGAGAGCCTCGACGACGCCACCAGAGCGCAACTCGAAACGATTCACAGGCAGGGCAAAGACATGACGAAGGTCATCAGGGACGTGCAGGTGTTGTTAGACGCCACGTCTGACGTTGCCCAGTTGGACCCGACGAACCTCTCGGAGATACTCGACGCCGAACTGGACCAACTTCGGGACACGTACGAGTCCGTGACGGTCGAGGCGTCGATACCGGACGACGTGTTCGTGTTGGCCGACGAACTCCTCCCGCGAACGTTCTCGAACCTCCTGCGGAACGCGGTCGAACACAACGACGCCGACTCGCCGGAGGTTCGTCTGAGCGTCGAACGAGTCGGCGACTCGGCCGTCGTCCGAGTCGCCGACAACGGGCCGGGGATTCCGGCGAACCAACACACGACGCTCTTCGAACGCGGCGACAACACCGGGGCCAAACACGGTCTCGGTCTCTATCTCGTCCGGACGCTGGTCGAACGCTACGGCGGGTCCGTCGAGTTGGCCGAGACTGGACCCGACGGGAGCGTCTTCACCGTCGAACTCCCGATAGCCGAGTCAGCGACCGCGGACGGTCACGCCGACGATTCTGCGAAGTAG
- a CDS encoding asparaginase — MLPRVHVVATGGTIASTPDEGGAAPSLDGEDLLVSVPDLSAYADLSVESVSQVPGFDVDFGIMAEVGERARAAVEDGADAIVVTHGTDTMAETAYFLDLTRSLPVPVVVTGAQRRLDEPSSDAPANLLAAVRAATHGRVEEGVYLAFDDELHAARDVRKVHSHKLAAFASPNDGPVATLTRDGVRFHRDPESESVYLPTTETDARVEMVVSAAGVDGAQVTRAAESGADGIVVAGTGLGNATTDLGEAIVEAMDAGVPVVVTSRCGAGATGAVYGTAGGGQTLQDAGAIPGGDLAPWKARVKLALALEAVDQEDVDDEVADYFAESSA; from the coding sequence ATGCTCCCGCGAGTTCACGTCGTCGCGACCGGCGGAACGATTGCAAGCACGCCAGACGAGGGCGGCGCGGCCCCGAGTCTCGACGGCGAGGACCTCCTCGTCTCGGTTCCGGACCTCTCGGCCTACGCCGACCTGAGCGTCGAATCGGTCTCGCAGGTGCCCGGATTCGACGTGGACTTCGGAATCATGGCGGAAGTCGGCGAGCGCGCACGCGCCGCGGTCGAGGACGGTGCCGACGCTATCGTCGTGACCCACGGCACCGACACGATGGCCGAGACCGCCTACTTCCTCGATTTGACTCGCTCGCTCCCGGTTCCGGTGGTCGTCACGGGCGCACAGCGCCGACTGGACGAACCGAGTTCCGACGCGCCCGCGAACCTGCTGGCGGCCGTGCGCGCCGCGACCCACGGGCGGGTCGAGGAGGGAGTCTACCTCGCGTTCGACGACGAACTCCACGCCGCCCGCGACGTGCGGAAGGTCCACTCGCACAAACTCGCGGCGTTCGCCTCGCCGAACGACGGGCCGGTCGCCACGCTGACCCGCGACGGCGTTCGGTTCCACCGCGACCCCGAGAGCGAGTCGGTCTACCTTCCGACGACGGAAACCGACGCCCGCGTCGAGATGGTAGTCTCGGCCGCAGGCGTGGACGGAGCGCAGGTCACGCGCGCGGCGGAATCCGGTGCGGACGGTATCGTCGTCGCCGGGACCGGACTCGGGAACGCGACGACCGACCTCGGCGAGGCGATTGTCGAGGCGATGGACGCGGGCGTTCCGGTCGTGGTGACCTCGCGGTGCGGTGCGGGCGCGACCGGCGCAGTCTACGGGACGGCGGGCGGCGGCCAGACGTTGCAGGACGCGGGCGCGATTCCGGGCGGGGACCTCGCGCCGTGGAAGGCCCGCGTGAAACTCGCGCTGGCGCTGGAAGCGGTGGACCAAGAAGATGTGGACGACGAGGTGGCGGACTACTTCGCAGAATCGTCGGCGTGA